A region from the Arcanobacterium buesumense genome encodes:
- the ileS gene encoding isoleucine--tRNA ligase produces MGEPTSSRYPLHRTDDVVASPNFPHLEEDILAYWEKDETFQASIDQREGREFVFYDGPPFANGLPHYGHLLTGYVKDLVARYQTQRGNRVERVFGWDTHGLPAELEAERILGIEDKSEIEKIGIEKFNDACRSSVMKYAAEWKEYVTRQARWVNFDGGYKTLDPTFMESVIWSFKSLYDKGLVYEGYRVLPYCWNDQTPLSNHELKMDDDVYQDRQDQTVTVGLRMETGELALIWTTTPWTLPSNLAITVGPDIDYVVVEPTEGDLAGEKVIIGKERLSAYTKELGEEPRIVKEVKGRDLEGLRYEPIFDYYTRDSEAPGPNAWQICLADYVTTEDGTGLVHTAPYGEDDMFVLSAAGVKVIETVDAGGKFFDVVSDYAGMHVFDANRPIINDLRDATGPIARRDPAVRAVLVQEKSYVHSYPHCWRCRKPLIYKPVTSWFVAVTKFRDRMVELNQEITWQPEHIKDGIFGHWLEGARDWSISRNRYWGTPIPVWKSDDPTYPRVDVYGSFEELERDFGRLPRGRDGEPNLHRPFIDDLTRPNPDDPTGKSTMRRVTDILDVWFDSGSMPYAQVHYPFDNHDWFESHYPGDFIVEYIGQTRGWFYVMHALATALFDKPAFTSCISHGIVLGNDGRKASKSLRNYPDPMEMFNSYGSDAVRWMLMSSPVLRGGNLVVDEAGIREAMRHVILPLWNTWYFYALYAGTVDGGKGYVSKGLTSEPTDVMDRYLLSRTSMLVSDVRQSLDGLDIPAATQAVRAYLDLLTNWYVRTSRDRFWNEDKAAFDTLYTVLETLMRVVAPLLPLVSEEIWRGLTGGRSVHLTDYPEVGVVDDDLVAVMDEVRDVVSAAHSLRKAHKLRVRQPLRALTVVTELDLAPYAELIMSEVNVKSVKIQSATESGLEVSTDLAVLPRELDPSVRKFTSALFKAAKSGQWERTESGVRMLIDPPVELSPHQYEMTTSVSAEEGSVAMVLASGAFVVLDTVLDAELEAEGYARDVIRAVQDQRKAEDLHVADRIRLVLTVPEEHRVAVEAHRDMISAETLAVESEVRTGEFAVQVEKVN; encoded by the coding sequence ATGGGCGAGCCAACATCGAGCCGTTATCCACTCCACCGCACAGATGATGTGGTGGCTTCACCGAATTTCCCACACCTCGAAGAAGACATTCTTGCCTATTGGGAAAAAGATGAAACCTTCCAGGCGTCCATTGACCAGCGGGAAGGCCGTGAATTCGTCTTCTACGATGGTCCTCCTTTTGCTAACGGTCTGCCGCACTACGGCCACCTGCTTACCGGATATGTGAAGGACCTCGTTGCGCGTTACCAAACTCAGCGCGGCAACCGCGTTGAGCGCGTTTTTGGTTGGGATACCCACGGTCTACCAGCAGAACTTGAAGCAGAACGCATCCTTGGCATTGAAGATAAGTCTGAGATCGAAAAAATCGGCATCGAAAAATTCAATGACGCCTGCCGTAGCTCAGTGATGAAATACGCCGCCGAATGGAAAGAATACGTCACCCGCCAAGCCCGCTGGGTCAACTTCGACGGCGGTTACAAAACCCTCGATCCAACCTTTATGGAATCGGTGATCTGGTCCTTCAAGTCGCTCTATGACAAGGGCCTAGTCTACGAAGGCTACCGTGTCCTGCCATACTGCTGGAACGATCAGACCCCATTGTCCAACCACGAATTAAAGATGGACGACGACGTCTACCAAGACCGTCAAGACCAAACGGTTACCGTGGGCCTGCGGATGGAAACTGGTGAACTGGCCCTGATCTGGACCACCACGCCGTGGACTTTGCCATCCAACCTAGCAATTACTGTTGGTCCAGACATCGACTACGTCGTCGTCGAACCAACCGAAGGGGATCTCGCTGGCGAAAAAGTTATCATTGGTAAAGAACGTCTGAGCGCATACACCAAGGAACTCGGCGAAGAACCACGCATCGTCAAAGAGGTTAAAGGCCGCGACCTCGAAGGTCTACGTTACGAACCAATCTTTGACTACTACACACGCGACTCCGAAGCACCCGGGCCAAACGCTTGGCAGATCTGCCTTGCCGACTACGTCACCACCGAAGATGGAACCGGACTCGTCCACACCGCACCATACGGTGAAGATGACATGTTCGTCCTCTCGGCAGCTGGCGTGAAGGTGATCGAAACCGTTGATGCAGGCGGTAAGTTCTTCGACGTCGTCTCTGACTACGCCGGTATGCACGTCTTTGACGCCAACCGGCCAATCATCAACGACCTTCGCGATGCCACCGGCCCAATCGCCCGCCGGGACCCAGCCGTGCGCGCCGTGCTCGTACAAGAAAAGTCCTACGTCCACTCCTACCCACACTGCTGGCGTTGCCGTAAGCCACTGATCTACAAGCCAGTGACCTCTTGGTTCGTGGCCGTCACCAAATTCCGGGACCGCATGGTAGAACTCAACCAAGAAATCACCTGGCAGCCAGAACACATCAAGGACGGCATCTTTGGACACTGGCTTGAAGGCGCTCGCGACTGGTCTATTTCGCGTAACCGTTACTGGGGAACTCCAATCCCAGTGTGGAAGTCGGATGATCCTACATACCCACGTGTTGACGTCTATGGTTCGTTTGAAGAACTTGAGCGTGACTTTGGCCGTCTGCCACGCGGGCGCGACGGCGAACCAAACTTGCACCGCCCATTCATCGATGATTTGACCCGGCCAAACCCGGACGATCCAACCGGAAAGTCCACGATGCGCCGCGTCACCGACATCCTCGACGTCTGGTTCGATTCCGGCTCGATGCCATATGCTCAGGTACATTACCCATTCGATAATCACGACTGGTTCGAATCCCACTACCCAGGGGATTTCATCGTCGAATACATCGGCCAAACCCGCGGCTGGTTCTACGTCATGCACGCCCTAGCAACCGCCTTATTCGACAAACCGGCGTTCACTTCGTGTATTTCACATGGAATCGTGCTCGGCAACGACGGCCGGAAAGCCTCCAAGTCGTTGCGCAACTATCCAGATCCGATGGAAATGTTCAACTCCTACGGTTCGGATGCAGTGCGCTGGATGCTCATGAGCTCGCCGGTGCTACGCGGTGGAAACCTCGTGGTTGATGAAGCGGGTATTCGTGAAGCCATGCGTCACGTTATCTTGCCATTGTGGAACACCTGGTACTTCTACGCGCTATACGCCGGAACGGTTGATGGCGGTAAAGGATACGTATCAAAGGGACTGACGAGTGAGCCGACCGATGTGATGGATCGCTATTTGCTTTCTCGTACCTCCATGTTGGTATCGGATGTTCGACAGTCACTTGATGGGCTTGATATTCCAGCAGCTACTCAAGCAGTACGCGCCTATCTTGATCTGCTCACCAACTGGTATGTACGTACCTCGCGTGATCGCTTCTGGAATGAGGATAAGGCGGCATTCGATACGCTCTACACAGTGCTCGAAACCCTTATGCGAGTGGTAGCTCCGTTGCTCCCGCTGGTTTCCGAAGAGATCTGGCGTGGATTAACTGGTGGGCGTTCAGTTCATTTGACTGACTATCCAGAAGTTGGGGTAGTTGACGATGATCTGGTGGCCGTTATGGACGAAGTGCGTGATGTTGTTTCGGCTGCCCATTCGCTGCGTAAAGCTCACAAGTTGCGGGTGCGTCAACCATTGCGTGCGCTTACTGTGGTTACCGAGCTCGATTTAGCGCCGTATGCAGAGCTGATCATGAGTGAGGTTAACGTTAAGAGCGTTAAGATTCAGTCCGCTACAGAATCGGGACTTGAAGTTTCCACCGACTTAGCTGTTTTGCCTCGTGAACTAGATCCATCGGTTCGTAAGTTCACGTCGGCTTTGTTTAAGGCGGCTAAGAGTGGCCAGTGGGAGCGCACCGAATCTGGAGTACGGATGCTTATCGATCCACCAGTTGAGCTATCGCCACATCAATACGAGATGACGACGTCGGTGAGCGCTGAAGAAGGCTCAGTTGCCATGGTGTTAGCGTCGGGCGCATTTGTTGTTCTCGATACTGTTTTGGATGCTGAGCTGGAAGCAGAAGGCTACGCTCGGGACGTGATTCGTGCAGTTCAAGATCAGCGCAAAGCTGAAGACTTGCATGTTGCTGATCGTATCCGTCTAGTATTAACTGTTCCAGAAGAGCATCGGGTAGCGGTGGAAGCCCACCGAGACATGATTAGTGCTGAAACGTTAGCCGTAGAATCAGAAGTACGTACTGGTGAATTTGCCGTTCAGGTAGAAAAGGTGAACTAA
- a CDS encoding bifunctional folylpolyglutamate synthase/dihydrofolate synthase → MNDAMDSASTPDEIDETSQALAALFASPLFAGPDPSVVSDINTAEERETAQWVEDAGIQERVREIYTSIVARAPEHKVQPSLDRVRRALDLMGNPQESFRVIHITGTNGKTSTARMVEALLRERGLRTGRFTSPHLNSVRERITIDGIAISATDFVQTWEDVAPFIEMVDAESLAHDGPRMSFFEVFTVMAYSAFAMAPVDVAVVEVGMGGRWDATNVIDADVAMIMPISHDHEKWLGHELTDIAFEKVGIVKPGSTLILAPQDPEVRAMAYEQAHRVQANIVDNFEVLSREAAVGGQLISLRTPAAIYEDVPLAMLGAYQAENAAAALTAVEAFFGGAAIPGDIVEHALMSTSSPGRLEVVKSSPLVIIDAAHNPAGAKVTREGLEEYFPGPRVAVFSAMADKDVEGVLSELEPAFHTIVVTEMAGDRAMDIEDLQEIAIDIFGEDRVRVETELLDAIASAVDIAETIDPDTIAPASVTVLGSIVLAGQARELLGASVVDSGVN, encoded by the coding sequence ATGAATGACGCTATGGATTCGGCTTCGACGCCGGATGAGATTGATGAAACAAGTCAAGCGTTAGCTGCCTTATTCGCCTCGCCGCTATTTGCGGGGCCGGATCCAAGCGTCGTTTCCGATATTAATACTGCTGAAGAACGCGAAACTGCCCAATGGGTAGAAGACGCTGGGATTCAGGAGCGGGTACGGGAAATATATACGTCAATCGTAGCGCGAGCACCTGAGCATAAAGTTCAACCGTCTCTTGATCGAGTTCGGCGGGCGTTAGATCTTATGGGCAATCCACAAGAATCCTTCCGGGTTATCCATATCACTGGCACTAATGGCAAAACATCTACGGCTCGAATGGTTGAAGCACTGTTACGCGAACGCGGATTACGTACTGGACGCTTCACCTCGCCACACTTGAACTCGGTGCGTGAACGGATAACTATTGATGGTATCGCTATTAGTGCTACAGATTTTGTGCAAACGTGGGAAGATGTAGCGCCGTTTATCGAGATGGTGGACGCAGAGTCGCTTGCCCATGATGGGCCGCGCATGTCTTTCTTTGAAGTTTTTACGGTGATGGCGTATTCCGCTTTTGCTATGGCGCCGGTAGATGTTGCCGTGGTTGAAGTAGGAATGGGCGGACGTTGGGATGCCACCAACGTGATCGACGCCGATGTTGCCATGATTATGCCGATCTCGCATGATCATGAAAAGTGGCTCGGCCATGAACTAACTGATATTGCCTTCGAGAAGGTCGGTATCGTCAAGCCTGGGTCAACGCTTATTTTGGCACCGCAAGATCCAGAAGTTCGGGCAATGGCCTACGAGCAAGCCCACCGTGTCCAGGCTAATATCGTGGACAACTTCGAGGTTTTGAGCCGGGAGGCGGCTGTTGGTGGACAGTTGATATCGTTGCGTACGCCAGCCGCGATCTATGAAGATGTGCCATTGGCAATGTTAGGTGCTTATCAAGCAGAAAATGCTGCCGCTGCATTAACGGCTGTTGAAGCGTTCTTCGGCGGTGCAGCTATCCCTGGAGATATTGTCGAACATGCGCTGATGTCAACAAGTTCCCCCGGCCGGCTCGAAGTGGTGAAATCTTCACCACTGGTTATTATTGATGCCGCGCACAATCCAGCGGGAGCAAAGGTTACGCGTGAAGGCCTCGAAGAATACTTCCCGGGACCCCGCGTTGCTGTTTTCAGCGCAATGGCAGATAAAGATGTTGAAGGAGTTCTCAGTGAACTTGAGCCGGCTTTCCACACTATTGTGGTTACCGAGATGGCTGGTGATCGAGCAATGGACATTGAGGATTTACAAGAAATCGCTATCGATATTTTTGGTGAAGACCGGGTACGCGTGGAAACTGAGCTTCTCGATGCGATTGCTAGCGCCGTCGATATTGCCGAAACCATTGATCCAGATACCATCGCGCCAGCATCGGTAACAGTTCTTGGTTCAATTGTGTTAGCCGGGCAAGCTCGCGAACTTCTCGGTGCCAGCGTCGTTGATAGCGGGGTAAACTGA
- the ndk gene encoding nucleoside-diphosphate kinase — protein MTMKQTTLILIKPDGVRRGLTGHILARIEAKGYRIEAMHMLTATAEQLAAHYHEHVDKPFYPGIVRYMTSGPLVAAIVSGHRVIEGVRSLSGATDPTIAAPGTIRGDYGFDTGSDAIENLIHSSDSPQSAEQEKRVWF, from the coding sequence ATGACTATGAAACAAACAACACTTATTTTAATCAAACCAGATGGTGTGCGCCGTGGACTGACCGGACACATTCTGGCCCGGATTGAGGCAAAGGGGTATCGTATCGAAGCGATGCATATGCTCACTGCTACGGCCGAACAGTTAGCTGCTCATTACCATGAGCATGTCGATAAGCCATTTTATCCAGGTATTGTTCGCTATATGACCTCCGGACCATTAGTGGCTGCTATTGTCAGCGGACACCGCGTTATCGAAGGTGTGCGTTCCTTGAGTGGAGCAACGGATCCTACTATTGCTGCACCAGGAACAATTCGCGGCGATTACGGTTTTGATACTGGGTCAGATGCTATCGAAAACCTTATACATTCGTCAGATTCTCCGCAGTCAGCCGAGCAAGAAAAACGTGTGTGGTTTTGA